Part of the Amblyomma americanum isolate KBUSLIRL-KWMA chromosome 7, ASM5285725v1, whole genome shotgun sequence genome, caatcggcccgcgaattttgaaaaacacggtttttaaaagttcataataaattgccggctcagttctgaagactcatacttggtgtgaatgcttcttagcatcatttctaagcattgaaaacatttacaagtgacattttattcgttgcatagtccctttaaagtaTGCTTTACGGAAGCAATTGCTGATGCGCTCAGCAGTCAGTCCCATCCCCTTGGCCTCAATCATTTCTGCAGCAGCGAACAGAGATATCCAAACTGGAACATCGCCATCTGGTGTGTGTATCAGCTTGAGCTGGCTGATGCACCGATAACAGGATATCTTGAGCGCGTGAATGACACCCATGTCTGGTGGCTGGATCTTGCACTTCGCATTTGGTGGCGAGACCACAGCCAGAGAAGGCAGTACATAGTGTGTTGCAAAGTTATCGCGTGCCAGTTGGGGCTCTTGTCTTTTGCCATGTCATGATCAAATTCAACAATCCGCTTCTCGATCAGATTGCGCACACTGTACCCATCATGCCATTGGAACTTATACCTGGTCGCACCCTTGTTGCATGAAAACGAAAGGCCACTTGTTATCCAGGCCTTTGTGTTCGGCCTGTAGGGTACGAAAACGCAGCTTCCAAGGCACCACAGTGCGTGAGTCATGCTGATGACAAAGATCCACTGCTGGTCACTGCTGTTCCTCCTGGCGCACAGTAGGATGTTAATGCAAATGCTTGCCCAGTCTTTCACCAGTGCTGGTGTCGCTTTTAAGTCACGAGTTTTTGACGGCGGCATTTAGTAAAACTGCCATTTTGTCAGCAATGTCTCTCCTTTTATTTGGGTTTTTTGATCTCCACATACATTTCGGGTTAGGGTGTCATGGGGAGCCAAAGACACTATTCCATCTCTGTGCATATTGGAAGCTCTGAAGGTTTTTGACTGTGGGGCCAAGTGTACAGCACCTCTTTGTTTATTCTAACAGTTACGCTGCTGCCAGAATTTGTGGAATCTAAACATGCCCTAGCGCATGCTTTGACTGTAGCTCCGCCCTAGTTCATAATAAGGGCATGTTCGTTAACTGCAGCCAttgtaagtgggctcgactgtacttcTGCACACCCTAGCACATGGATTTATGCCTGACAGCTACTGTATAAATGCTAACTTGGTGTGTTGTAAGTTTGCTCATTAAAATGTGATTGCTTCTTTAGTACCTTACTACAGCCGTTAATTTGTAGGCCAATTTCACTGGCCTGCTTCATGACTTCGTTGCATTGAGCTCATACTTGCAGCAGCTTTCAGACCCTTAGATAGAGACAAGTTATCGACTTGCAAGCGCATTATGCCGATTTCTGAACAAACGTGGGGCGAAAGGAGGAGGAACGTTAATATGTTGCACAGAACTTGCTTTGTGTTGTTACTGATAGATCAGACTTGGAGAAATTGTGCCAGCGCTGTGTCGAAATGCAGTCCGAACGACCAGCAGGAGTCTCGGCCAGTGGCTCGGGTTTGTCTTCCGATGCAGACTGTGGCTTGCCATAAATCACCGCTATAAAAAGGATCAAAGGTTTCATAAGCACAATGCAGTCCCATTCAACTTTTGTACCTTTTTCGGCCTGCTGTTAGTGATTGAGGGCCGGGCaattttcttcagtttttttcttaCCCATTCTGCTCTTTGTTAGTGAGTGATGTGTACGCAGGGCACTTGTTCATTCTTTTTCTAGCCCTGTAACTAAGGTATGTTAGTGATGCTGTGTGCGGGACCTTGCCTTGAATGCAGCAAATATTACCCAAAGGCAGCCTTGATAAATGCACAAGCAGGAAAGAAAAGCTTGAGGAACCTGGCTGGTTGTATCCCAAAGGGGCAGAATTAAAAAGCTTTCTTGTTCTTCTTGCATATGCCACTCCCCAAACAATATCTGCTCCTACTTCCTTCCTTGTTTCTTCTGTGGCACCCTGTCCCATTCACTGTGCTTTTCAGAAAAGCTTCACCCTTGCAGCTTTAAGCATTTTTGTGTCGCACCTTTGCATTTATCCAATTCCCAGCTTTTCGCTATTGTCACTACTTTTTTCCCGATTGCTCGTTCCAGTCTGTCCTGTTCTTTATGAGCCTCGGGAGTTTTTCTGCCCAGTTTTGTCTACTTCCTTGAGCTGCATTTTGAGCACAACTTGGAAGTCTCTTAGAGAGGCACACATCTCCAAGCATGCCACAAAAATGTTGGGTGCAGCCATTACTGGGGAGTGCACTTCTCTTTTTCAGTCATATTAGCTTACCACCATATTTCTTAATGTGCGTGCATCAAAAGCATAGTGCCTCGCGCCCCGCCCCATCTCTTGCAGGAGGTTGAGGGGAAAGAGGAGGAACAACTTGATTTTAACAAAAGAACAAGGTGGGAGGTATTGGGGAAGTGTGCATGGGCAGGCGCATGATGGATGGTTGATGCTGATGTCAGGTACCGTGTTATAGGCTTTAAACAATGGAAATCATGAGTATGATGTTACTCActgcgtaattttttttaatcgcatgctgttcatttttctttttcccaGCAGCTCTCTACCTAAGAGTTCCCCAAATTTGCATCGCATGTGCTTGTGAGGTATTCACGCTATTCAATGCATTTAATGCTTTCTTGGGTTTGCACGCCAGATTTTTACCTACTTTGCAGTCCATACTGCAGAGCTCATAGCAACTGTCCAACTCAACTGAATACAGAATACCAATGCTGCCTTACACCCTTACAGAAGTGCTACAGACATGGTGTACATTGTGAACTCTAAGTTTGCTACACCTACAAGTGCTTTCTGGTTTCAGGCAAATTTAGCATCCTTTTTGTCTCGTATAGCATGCTTTTTATGCCAACTAACGAACTCTGTAAATATTTCTCGTAGCAGTGAACTTAGCAGCATGTTTGCCATCATTTTCGTGCAGACACATTTTGCcaccattgatttttttttctcgagattTCTAGTCATACGAATTGTTGAAATGGAAGGCGATTCCACAACCCCTAGCATGAAGTTCTGGTATTTTGATGTCAGTTTCCCATCACTGAGACTGTATGAAATTTTGTACGTGCTTGTAAAAAATTGGTGTTTTGCATTGCAAAACTAGCCATTTGGCTTTCCTAAGGCCTGGATATACTATTTAGGCAGAAAAGTATTTGCTTTCGTTCAAAATAAGCTGGATGATCAAACACCTGATGCAACAACTCTGCTCAAGCAGTTGGATTTAGCCTCGACGATTACTTTGATGCTTCTAACCTGCTGCTTTTGAAGGAGTatacacctaacttttgggtgcttgTTTTCATCTTTGTGATGATGCGTATGGCATTATTGTACATGTATTACCATGTGGCATTCTCCTGTGACTGCTTTAGTTTCTAATAATTTATAATacaatttctttctcgtgctgtttcggtttcattttcaacagccgaaggatggctgtgacgtcaaagtgtggttatgtCACATGGGGCATGgagaaactgcaatataatcgctgtttcTGCACTCGTCATTCAGCCTCTTCAGGAAGGCTGGCCTCAGCACTGTAATGAATTGAAACGATGAgacagcaattatatcgcagttttcccatgcctcacgtgacatataaccacactttgGCGTCACAGcaatcgttcagctgttgaaaccaaaaccgaaacagaatgacagaaaaatatgatcataaattatttagcggtctcAGGTGaacaccacatggtgattcatgcatagtagtatCTTCCACACCATTGTAGAGAAAACATGTcgccaaaattaggtgtctatactccttcaaGCGGAAGCTTCACAagcaacagaatttttctggaaTGTGAAGGTGGCAGGCAGTAGGCGGGTGAGCTGCCTCCTAGTTACGGGGGTTGGGTGGGAGGCAGCTGAAGGATGGTGCCCCTGGAAGGCAGCTGGCCTTTCCAGTCTTTGAATTGATTTCGCGGTCGCCTTCTCATTCCGCTGCACGGTGGAGGCCTTGTGTAGAATGGAATAGATGGACTGTTGGTAGGTGGTGCTTTTGGAGAGGGTAGTTTGGTGGGTGGGATGGTTACAATGGGCCTGGAAGGTGAAGACTGCTCTTTGGCAGCAGGCAGCCGCCAGATTTCTGGAGCAGTTAAAGTAACACTGCTTTTGCAGTAACAATAAGTGGAGCAGCAGAAGTTTAAAGCTATGTGAACTGTTAGCATGGCCGCATGTAACTACACTTGACACATGGTCACGTATGTAGGTGGATATGACATCAGTGACACCAGGGAAGCTTGAAATATTGGGAAGGTGAAGAGGAGTAATAGATGCGGGAAAACAACCAcgatcgagttcaagaacttctgCGAGTAATGGATGGGAACACATTTTTCTGCTTTAGTTGATGCTCACTGGGTTCCTACTTTTGCAGTATTTCTCAGCACAACTTCTGCTAAACACAGTGGAAACATTCCAGGTAGGCTCTTAGGCTGCAGTGAAGTCTGCTGCTGAATGCTGTCATTCCCATTACTGAAAAGGTTGTAAGTGATGCATTTAATGAAGACTCATTTCGTCTAACAGTCCTTTTCATGCACTGCTGTAGTCTGCTAGGCAGTTTTATATGTCGGTAACACACATTTTGTTTGTGTTGGTCGTGCTCTTTATAGCTGAGAAATGCAAGCACCCGGGCCTTCAGGGAAAGGGAGGGGCCGAGGAAGAGGCAGAGATCGCAATAACCAAGGGAAAGGCCCACCACGTTCTCAAGCAAATAGGCCGCAGCAGAGCCAGGCGCTGCAGCAACCTCAGCAGCAGAGCCAGGTGCAGCAGCAACCTCAGCAGCAGCGCCAGGCACAGCAGCAAACGCCCGAAATTGAGCGGACACCCCCTCCTGCACGTAAGTACCTTTGAGTGCATTCATTTCTtgacgggccgccgcggtggctgagtggttacggcgctcggctgctggcccgaaagacgcgggttcgatcccggccgcggcggtcgaattttgctggaggcgaaattctagaggcccgtgtgctgtgcgatgtcagtgcacgttaaagaaccccacgtggtcgaaatttccagagcccttcactacggagtctcatagcctgagtcacttcgggacgttaagcccccataaatcaaaccaaaccagttcAGGAGCAATGCTACTAGATGCTAGGGCTGCTCATTGATTAGTTCTCTCGTATAGTACTCGTCGCATTATTGCCTGGCAATGACTATCCGGTCTACAGCGCTGGGGTTTGATGGTGCCCATCGCCCATCCAAAAAAAATATGCCGCAGTGTTCCTGTactaaaaaaaatgctttaaaaTGTTTCATTGTTTCTGAGCACCAAATCAGGGCATACtatgaaaggtttttttttttttttttttgctggctcaCTTTCGTGAATGCGATCAAAGTCACAGTTGAGGATTATTTCGCAGGCACTAAATCGGAGGCCCCTTGGTAGTTCCCTCCTCCACGAGAGTTTCACAGTGTTGTGTTGCATTTATACAACAGCCATTGGTGCAAGGATAGTCTGTAGTACATGTAAAGTTGTACATGGGGGCAAACATGACGAAGGGCATAAAGACTGCATGCAAAAAGGATATGGCTTGCCAGGCATTGTTGATTAGATACCTGCGGAAGTGCTAATTCTGCTTGTCAGCGGCCATAAATTAGATTTGGTCCTTCTGAAGATTAGATACTTTAGGTGATGTTTTGATTGCAAACTGAATGGTTGGCCAAATTCATTAGACTGACTCTTCAACAGAAGCAGTCAATCTTTTGTACTGGTCACGAAGCTTCTGAGGAATTTTGATATGGGGACAGAAAGCTGCCTTCAAGGGTGAAACGGCAAATGGGGAGGCAATGAAGCAGCGCCGGCGCTGCAGGGCTTTTGGCGCATTTCTATTACCTAGGCATTCATCTCGGGAATGTTGGCAAGGCACGTGTGCAGAACAGATAGTCTTTTGCAGGAAAAGAGTACCGCAGAATACTGAGCTCTCAAGAAGTGCAGCGGTTACTACCGCATTACTCTGTTTATGTACTTACtcgggacaaaagtttccgggacacGAGTtataggaaaaacatttattgcagctccacctcgctacccagtcgcctgatattgtgaagagaaggagcatttaggcctttaatgccttcatacaatatcggGCGACTGGGTggtgaggtggagctgcaataaatgtttttcctataACTCGCGTCCCAGAAACTTTTGTCACGAGTAGCACATCTATTAGATGCGAGATTGATCAGATTTCAAGGATAATGTCATTGTCCAATTTCTGTCAAGAGATAGAACGGCCAACCAAGTGTGCTAAAAAATTCTTATCCCGGACTTTCAGTTATAGCAGTGTTCTTGTAATGGGGCTCAACAGCACATGGCATCTGTGGCAGCCGAATCCGTAGCAGAGTTCCGAAAGCATTATGGAATCCACTGTTCCTTACTTTTCACAAGTTTTCACAGTGGCAATGGGTGGTCATATGATGGTTTCGCATGTGTTGCAACCAAGGTACAACCAGGTGCATTGCCAGTCACTTCCTGTGCTCCATAATTTCCATTGCCACTCCCAGCCTGTAAGAATGTTCACTGTGCCTCGCTGTATGCTAAGTAATGAGGAaagagttttttttatatatatatccAGTACCTCAGTGATACTTCCTCAGTTCAAAGGCTGGAAATCACGGGCAGTAAAAGTGAATGAATTGCACtatttttcttccagttatgttcTCAGGTAACactgcaaacatacaagtgggccgaatATGGGGGCATGCGACATAAACCGAAACACAGCGGGCAGCCACCCACCATAGTGACTTCTCTACAGTGCAGTGGTGCAAGGGGGTGAAGAACAAGACTATTTAGCTTGATTAGGCCAAGTGCAACTTGGTGCTCATGCACTATACTGTTTATCATAGAAGGTGACACTACGGAGGCTGCGGAAGTTGTGCGTCCGTGAATTCATAGTACCCCTCAACATATCATTTGTTCTTATCAAAGCCTCAGTGAGTGTTCAGACAGCGACAGAGTGGTATAACGCAAAGTGGTAGCACTGAGCCACTGTCAAAACTGAAGCGATCGGTGTTCGGGACTTCTAGCCATAATTTTCAGAGTGCTCTACTTTTTAGGCACAGATACAGCAAAAGCAATTCGCCCTATGAGCAGCATATCATACTGTCAAATGTCATTCTTCTCGAAGTCCTAATGAGTCGCGGGACGAAAATGTGGCAAGACGCAAAACGGGAAGTTGCAATTCACGGTACTTGAGGGGGCATTCTTGTGGGGACACAACATGAAGAGGAGTGCACCGCCTTCTTCGTGGAGCCTAAGTACTAGTGGCCAAAGCTGTTGAGCGGGTAAAGCTCCTTCAGACCTGGTGCCAGAAATGCTGACATTTTTAGGAAgtgaaattataaaaaaaattttgtacTCCATACAGCAGATTAATTTCTGTAATTCCTGCGGTTTTGATCATGCATTTTCTCGAATATGGAGTTTcttcttaatttttttaaaaacatgTTAATAAGGTTTTACACTAATGTTCGTTTTGGGTGAACCTGTCATCAACCTTACCATTCCATTACTGTTTGAAACAATTATACGAAGTCGACGTCATGTGGTATGGATGCAACAGCCATAGTTATGCTTCATGCTTCTTAAGCTTTCCTTGTTTTGATCTTTCCTGAACTTTCTTTTCAGGATGTTCGGCTTTGGACACACCTCCTCCTACCCCTCCAAACGTGGCACAGGAGAGAGCTAGGAACAAACCTGCTGGTGGCACTGCTGCAGATGCGCTGACATTTTCTGGCCTGCGCCTTGAACAGGCTGTCCACAATGCACCATTCCCTCGTCGCCCTGACTATGGCAGAGACGGGAAACCCATTGAAGTGGTCGCTAACCATTTTGCGTTGGAGCTGCCTGACGGGAAGATGTACCACTATGATGTAGAAATAGGCAGCATCCGCAGACAAGGAGGTGTGCAGCCTGTGGTGTCGAAGGATTGCAAACGTCTAGTCTTTAGGCTGCTTGTGAAGGAGCATCGCCAGCAGCTCAATGGAAACTTACCAGTTTTCGATGGCCAGAAAAACATGTACACAAAGTATCCTCTCGGCTTCCAAAAGCAGTCCTTCCGCGTCTCTCTGAAAGAAGACGGTAGAGAGCCTGATCAATTTCAGGTAGCTATACAGTTTGCTGCAGAGCTGGACCTAAGCCTAATGAAGCAGCTTTACAACCGCCAAGTGAAAAATCCAGAAGTTCCAAAAGCAGTGGTGCAAGCTCTAGAAATTGTTCTACGTTACGGTCCATCAGCACAACTTGCAGTTGTGGGCAGGTCACTTTTTAAGCGACCGGAAGGTGGCGTTATTAACCTGGGAGGAGGTCTTGAGCTGTGGCATGGTTTCCAGACTAGTTTGCGTCCTGGGCAATGGAAGCCTTTTGTCAATGTGAACACAATGGTGACTGCCTTCTTTGAGCCTGGACCACTGATAGATCTTATAAGCAAAATTCTTGGTGATCGTAGAGGCAACTTGGACATTTCACAAGTGCGAGCACTGGATAAGTCTCAGATTGTCAAGCtgaacaaaaagctaaaaaaattgaAGGTGCATGTGACTCATCTGCCATACCGCCGCAAAGTAACCATTGAGAAGGTTACTCTAGCATCGGCATCGGAGCTAAAATTTGGAGATCCTCCCCGATCAGTTGCCCAATACTTTGCCACCACATACAGGCCACTACGGTATCCAAACTTCCCTTGCATTGAAGTGGGCACGAAAAGAAACTACATACCTGTAGAGGTCTGCGAAGTCATTGAAGGCCAGCACTGCAAACGCAAGCTGGATGAGAACCAGACAAGTTCTGTCATAAAGCACGCAGCTTTGCGCCCAGTTGAGAGGTTCAAAAAGATTGAACATGATCTGAGAGGTTGCATCGCTTCAAATAAGCCGTATCTGGATCACTTTGGCATCCGCATCAGCGACAAACCAGTTGGGCTGTCTGCTAGAGTGCTGCCTGCTCCTCATGTTATCTACCAGAATGACCAGCAGGCTATTCCCAGAAATGGTGCCTGGGAGCTTCAGAACAAGAAGTTCTACAGACCTGCAAATTTAAAATGCTGGACAATTCTGAACACTAGCAACCCACGCTACTGCGAACAGTCTGCCATCAAAAATTTCGTAGCTTCCCTGAGGCAGTACGGAAATCAGCTGGGTATGATTGTGGAAGAACCTGCAAAAATAAGAAACTGCAGGCCTACTGATGATCCCAAAAGACTGCTCACTGAGGAGAGAGCAGGGTTAAAAGACCTTCAGATGGTGTTTGTTGTCCTCGCCGGCAGTGGCAAAAACTCCCCTTTTTACAGCCCACTAAAGAATGTTGCTGAAACGGAGCTTGGCATTGTGACACAGTGCGTAACAGACTACAGCATAAACAGGCGCTGCAATCCAGCAACAATAGTCAACATCCTGCAGAAGGTGAATGCAAAACTGGGTGGCACCAACAGCACTATTCCACAAAGCGTCAAGACTGTGGTTTTCGAGAAACCTGTCATGGTA contains:
- the LOC144098492 gene encoding protein argonaute-2-like: MQAPGPSGKGRGRGRGRDRNNQGKGPPRSQANRPQQSQALQQPQQQSQVQQQPQQQRQAQQQTPEIERTPPPARCSALDTPPPTPPNVAQERARNKPAGGTAADALTFSGLRLEQAVHNAPFPRRPDYGRDGKPIEVVANHFALELPDGKMYHYDVEIGSIRRQGGVQPVVSKDCKRLVFRLLVKEHRQQLNGNLPVFDGQKNMYTKYPLGFQKQSFRVSLKEDGREPDQFQVAIQFAAELDLSLMKQLYNRQVKNPEVPKAVVQALEIVLRYGPSAQLAVVGRSLFKRPEGGVINLGGGLELWHGFQTSLRPGQWKPFVNVNTMVTAFFEPGPLIDLISKILGDRRGNLDISQVRALDKSQIVKLNKKLKKLKVHVTHLPYRRKVTIEKVTLASASELKFGDPPRSVAQYFATTYRPLRYPNFPCIEVGTKRNYIPVEVCEVIEGQHCKRKLDENQTSSVIKHAALRPVERFKKIEHDLRGCIASNKPYLDHFGIRISDKPVGLSARVLPAPHVIYQNDQQAIPRNGAWELQNKKFYRPANLKCWTILNTSNPRYCEQSAIKNFVASLRQYGNQLGMIVEEPAKIRNCRPTDDPKRLLTEERAGLKDLQMVFVVLAGSGKNSPFYSPLKNVAETELGIVTQCVTDYSINRRCNPATIVNILQKVNAKLGGTNSTIPQSVKTVVFEKPVMVMGADVTHPAPTEMNKPSIAAVVASVDRCAFRYIAAFRIQKQNAVAKARIEIIEDMRAIAKELLLGFYRANNGVKPHTIIFYRDGVSEGQFSQVQQFELGALRAACRDVEPGYEPGITFLTVQKRHQTRFMPQNSRDGCGNAGNVPPGTVVDTTVTHPVDFDFFLCSHFGIQGTSRPAHYYVLWDDNDFKADTLQRLTYGLCHTYARCSRSVSIPTPVYYAHHATKRAKCYVDARTDSSESGSSSNNSGMLPTCILDDAVKITEIMEKKMFFI